In Mercenaria mercenaria strain notata chromosome 14, MADL_Memer_1, whole genome shotgun sequence, the following are encoded in one genomic region:
- the LOC123550588 gene encoding uncharacterized protein LOC123550588 has product MADAGMVQRTATTNLCSVIHSTKTSNTNTASRSNKTASHSEDAAGCFRIVREQLKDKGLSEDTVQIILQSWKKSTAKQYGSYFRKWLLFSSSKNIDTFNPSSVKVLEFLTELFNQGLGYSAINTAKSAISSTCNLINNRDIGNEMIIKRFMRGLFTIRPALPKYDHIWDVNKVLQYISSLPNCTEMTLLQLSQKLTTLFMLLSGQRCQTIHLLKLSDLHICKEQVVCQVSELVKQSKPGLHVKPMQIRRYSADPKLCLVNTLEYYLTVTSKVRGSEHKLFISTVKPFKAVTKSKISRWVKQLMKESGIDVDKFGVHSCRAASTSAAAIKGVQLDSIMKAAGWSSAKTFALYYNKTIEKSYSDVILSGT; this is encoded by the coding sequence ATGGCCGACGCAGGTATGGTTCAGCGAACTGCTACAACAAATTTGTGCTCAGTCATACATTCTACCAAAACATCGAACACTAATACTGCCTCAAGATCAAACAAGACAGCATCACATTCAGAAGATGCGGCTGGGTGCTTTCGTATTGTCCGGGAACAGCTTAAAGATAAAGGATTATCAGAGGACACTGTCCAGATTATCTTACAGTCATGGAAAAAATCAACTGCAAAACAGTATGGGTCTTATTTCAGAAAATGGTTGCTTTTTTCAAGTTCAAAAAACATTGATACATTTAATCCATCTTCGGTAAAAGTGTTggaatttttgacagaattattcaATCAAGGATTAGGTTATAGTGCAATCAATACAGCGAAATCTGCTATTTCATCTACTTGCAATTTGataaataacagagatattggtAACGAAATGATAATCAAAAGATTTATGAGAGGATTGTTTACAATAAGACCAGCTTTGCCAAAATATGATCATATTTGGGATGTTAATAAAGTATTGCAATATATTTCATCATTACCGAACTGTACAGAAATGACTTTACTTCAGTTATCTCAAAAATTAACAACATTGTTCATGTTGTTATCTGGACAGAGGTGCCAAACAATCCATTTGTTGAAATTGTCTGATTTACATATTTGTAAGGAACAAGTTGTTTGTCAAGTGTCGGAATTAGTTAAACAATCTAAACCTGGATTACATGTTAAGCCGATGCAAATACGTAGATATTCAGCTGACCCAAAGTTATGTCTAGTAAATACTTTGGAGTATTATCTGACTGTTACATCTAAGGTTAGAGGGTCTGAAcataaattgtttatttcaaCAGTTAAACCTTTTAAAGCAgtcacaaaaagtaaaatttctagATGGGTGAAACAGTTAATGAAAGAATCTGGTATTGATGTGGATAAATTTGGTGTACATAGTTGTCGAGCAGCCTCCACATCAGCAGCAGCAATTAAAGGAGTTCAATTAGATTCAATAATGAAAGCTGCAGGCTGGAGTTCTGCAAAAACTTTTGCTCTGTATTACAACAAAACTATTGAAAAATCTTATTCTGATGTAATTCTTAGTGGAACATAG